One window of Flavobacterium ammonificans genomic DNA carries:
- a CDS encoding heavy-metal-associated domain-containing protein — protein MKTIYILITSMVLMFSLNSNAQIVKAEIRATGLTCSMCSNAINKQLKTVPEVVNVEIDLNSNTFTVTLKEGNELSPKIFKEKVEKAGFFIGSLVVTAKSNTITQSSYIMVNDKKSNASEIQFQVVDKGYVTEKEFKKLSKSYKNIDTYASNNEDDFHIKMIN, from the coding sequence ATGAAAACAATATATATTCTGATTACATCAATGGTTTTGATGTTTTCACTTAATAGTAATGCCCAAATAGTAAAAGCCGAAATTAGAGCCACTGGTTTAACCTGTTCTATGTGTTCAAATGCTATAAATAAACAGCTAAAAACAGTGCCCGAAGTGGTTAACGTTGAAATCGATTTAAACTCCAATACCTTTACAGTAACGCTAAAAGAAGGAAACGAATTAAGCCCTAAAATATTTAAAGAAAAAGTAGAAAAAGCAGGTTTTTTTATCGGTTCATTAGTAGTTACCGCAAAATCAAATACCATAACTCAAAGTTCATACATAATGGTTAATGATAAAAAAAGTAATGCTTCTGAAATACAGTTTCAAGTGGTTGATAAAGGATATGTAACCGAGAAAGAATTTAAAAAATTATCAAAGTCCTATAAGAATATTGATACGTATGCTTCGAATAATGAAGATGATTTTCACATTAAAATGATAAACTAA
- a CDS encoding class I SAM-dependent methyltransferase encodes MENKKSHWENVFATKNPNEVSWTQKYPKTSMEYLKNVNLSKTANIIDIGGGDSNFMDALLEKGYQNIWVLDISEFALERAKKRLGDKADLIHWIVSDITEFNPEVKFDFWHDRAVFHFLTGEESIRKYVTIVSNAIAQNGNFLLGTFSENGPLKCSGLEIKQYSENSMKQTFIENFEAIKCFTENHTTPFDTIQNFQFCGFKKNRNGT; translated from the coding sequence ATGGAAAACAAAAAATCACATTGGGAAAATGTTTTTGCAACCAAAAATCCTAATGAAGTAAGTTGGACACAAAAATATCCAAAAACTTCAATGGAGTATTTAAAAAATGTAAACCTATCAAAAACTGCCAATATAATTGATATTGGCGGTGGCGATAGCAATTTTATGGATGCCTTATTAGAAAAAGGATATCAAAATATTTGGGTATTGGACATCTCTGAATTTGCTTTAGAAAGAGCCAAAAAACGTTTAGGAGATAAAGCCGATTTAATACATTGGATTGTTTCTGATATCACAGAATTTAATCCCGAAGTCAAGTTTGATTTTTGGCACGACAGGGCTGTTTTTCATTTTCTAACAGGAGAAGAAAGTATAAGGAAATATGTTACAATCGTTAGTAATGCTATAGCTCAAAATGGAAATTTTCTATTAGGTACTTTTTCAGAAAATGGTCCTTTAAAATGCAGTGGATTGGAAATAAAACAATATTCAGAAAATTCGATGAAACAAACTTTTATAGAAAATTTTGAAGCAATAAAATGTTTTACAGAAAACCATACCACACCATTTGATACCATCCAGAACTTTCAATTTTGTGGATTTAAAAAAAATAGAAATGGAACATAA
- a CDS encoding DUF3347 domain-containing protein has product MKNSLMKIMIAISVLLSTTGNAQIKNAKTESVKIYGNCGMCETKIEKAGNIKKIANVDWNQETQMATLTYDAKKTNQDEILKRIALVGYDSDKFLAPDDVYNNLHGCCQYDRVAKVPVKEETTSIASNGDHSNHSNHSETSTTVIQGENQLKVVFDNYFLVKDALITSNGNSTASASKELVTAINNVKMDKLDMDVHMVWMKVVNTIQKDAENIANTKDVKIQRDHFTSLSKEIYTLIKISKYENPVYYQFCPMFNDGKGANWLSKENAVKNPYYGSMMLNCGKTVETIK; this is encoded by the coding sequence ATGAAAAATTCATTAATGAAAATAATGATAGCAATTTCTGTATTGTTATCAACTACAGGTAATGCACAAATAAAAAATGCCAAAACAGAAAGTGTAAAAATTTATGGCAATTGTGGTATGTGCGAAACCAAAATCGAAAAAGCAGGAAACATCAAAAAAATAGCCAATGTCGATTGGAACCAAGAAACCCAAATGGCAACACTAACCTACGATGCTAAAAAAACCAATCAAGATGAAATACTCAAGAGAATTGCATTAGTTGGTTACGATAGTGATAAATTTCTTGCTCCAGATGATGTATATAACAATCTTCACGGATGTTGCCAATATGACCGTGTAGCAAAAGTTCCTGTAAAAGAAGAAACAACATCGATTGCTAGCAACGGAGACCATTCCAATCATAGTAATCATTCTGAAACAAGTACTACAGTAATTCAGGGTGAAAATCAATTAAAGGTTGTATTCGATAACTATTTTTTAGTAAAAGATGCATTAATCACTTCTAATGGGAATAGCACGGCATCAGCTTCAAAAGAATTGGTAACGGCCATCAATAATGTCAAAATGGACAAGCTTGATATGGATGTTCACATGGTGTGGATGAAAGTTGTAAATACGATACAGAAAGATGCAGAAAATATCGCTAATACAAAAGATGTAAAAATCCAACGCGATCATTTTACATCATTATCTAAAGAAATTTATACATTAATCAAGATTTCTAAATATGAAAATCCGGTGTACTATCAATTCTGTCCAATGTTCAATGACGGCAAAGGTGCTAATTGGTTAAGTAAAGAAAATGCTGTAAAAAATCCTTATTATGGTTCAATGATGTTGAACTGTGGTAAAACAGTAGAAACAATTAAATAA
- a CDS encoding heavy metal translocating P-type ATPase produces the protein MEHKHKYDAKGNQLCCTLEEKINKKTENHSDDDGQDHEHSSVEKSTFQMFLPAIISFILLLIAIGFDNYFKQSWFTGYVRIGWYILAYIPVGFPVVKEAFESIRKGEIFSEFLLMSIATIGAFAIGEFPEGVAVMLFYAIGEIFQSLAVQRAKANIKTLLDQRPDEVTILENNVAKTIKASTAKIGDIIQLKAGEKLGLDGELLSDTAAFNTAALTGESKPDTKAKGETVLAGMINIHSVCQVKVTVAYTDSKLSKILEMVQDATAKKAPTELFIRKFAKIYTPIVVVLAIAICVVPMLFVENYQFRDWLYRALVFLVISCPCALVISIPLGYFGGIGAASKNGILFKGSNFLDVMSTIQNVVMDKTGTMTEGVFKVQEVVFNTDFNKDDLLQLVNALESQSTHPVATAIHQYVGKIDSNIKLENVEEISGHGLKAEVNGKELLVGNFKLMDKFSIAYDIDPKSIVYTLIAVAYDKNFVGYLTIADSIKEDAQITIDKLKALGIKTTMLSGDKDNVVQFVAQKLGITNAFGDLLPEDKVNKVKEIIAKNETVCFVGDGVNDAPVVALSNVGIAMGGLGSDATIETADVVIQDDMPSKIPMAINIGKQTKKIVWQNITLAFVVKAIVLILGAGGLATMWEAVFADVGVALLAILNAVRIQKMRF, from the coding sequence ATGGAACATAAACATAAATACGATGCTAAAGGCAATCAGCTTTGTTGCACTCTCGAAGAAAAAATAAATAAAAAAACCGAAAATCATTCTGATGATGACGGACAAGACCACGAGCATTCTAGTGTAGAAAAATCTACGTTTCAAATGTTTTTGCCAGCAATCATAAGTTTTATTTTATTATTGATTGCCATAGGTTTTGATAATTATTTTAAACAATCATGGTTTACAGGTTATGTTAGAATAGGATGGTATATTCTAGCATACATTCCAGTGGGATTTCCAGTAGTCAAAGAAGCGTTTGAAAGCATTCGCAAAGGCGAGATATTTTCAGAATTTCTTTTAATGAGTATTGCAACTATTGGAGCGTTTGCTATAGGCGAATTTCCTGAAGGTGTTGCCGTAATGTTATTTTATGCCATTGGCGAAATATTCCAATCATTGGCGGTTCAAAGAGCAAAAGCTAACATCAAAACGTTACTTGACCAAAGACCAGACGAAGTAACTATTCTCGAAAACAATGTTGCCAAAACTATCAAAGCATCAACCGCTAAAATTGGAGATATTATCCAACTAAAAGCAGGAGAAAAATTAGGATTAGATGGAGAATTACTTTCAGATACTGCTGCATTTAATACTGCTGCACTAACGGGAGAAAGTAAGCCAGACACCAAAGCAAAAGGAGAAACTGTTTTAGCAGGAATGATAAACATACATTCGGTTTGTCAAGTAAAAGTAACGGTTGCTTATACAGATAGTAAACTGTCAAAAATTCTCGAAATGGTGCAAGATGCTACAGCCAAAAAAGCACCAACAGAATTATTTATCAGAAAGTTTGCCAAAATATATACACCAATTGTAGTTGTTTTAGCCATTGCAATATGTGTTGTACCGATGTTATTTGTAGAAAATTACCAGTTTAGAGATTGGTTGTATCGAGCTTTAGTTTTCTTAGTTATTTCGTGTCCTTGTGCATTAGTTATAAGTATTCCTTTAGGTTATTTTGGTGGAATTGGAGCAGCTTCTAAAAACGGAATCCTTTTCAAAGGAAGTAATTTTCTTGATGTAATGTCCACTATTCAAAACGTGGTAATGGACAAAACAGGAACAATGACCGAAGGCGTCTTCAAAGTGCAGGAAGTTGTTTTTAATACTGATTTTAACAAAGATGATTTGTTACAATTGGTAAATGCTTTAGAAAGTCAAAGTACACATCCTGTTGCAACTGCCATTCATCAATACGTTGGAAAAATTGATAGTAATATCAAATTAGAAAATGTAGAAGAAATTTCCGGACATGGTTTAAAAGCTGAAGTTAACGGAAAAGAATTGTTAGTTGGTAATTTCAAACTAATGGATAAATTCTCAATTGCTTATGATATTGATCCAAAAAGTATTGTTTACACATTAATTGCAGTAGCTTACGATAAAAATTTCGTTGGTTATCTTACAATAGCTGATAGCATAAAAGAAGACGCACAAATCACAATCGACAAACTAAAAGCATTAGGTATAAAAACCACAATGTTAAGTGGAGATAAAGACAATGTAGTTCAATTTGTAGCACAAAAACTCGGAATTACAAATGCCTTTGGCGATTTATTGCCCGAAGATAAAGTAAACAAAGTCAAAGAAATCATCGCCAAAAATGAAACAGTTTGTTTTGTTGGCGATGGCGTAAACGATGCGCCAGTAGTCGCATTAAGCAACGTAGGTATTGCAATGGGCGGTTTAGGAAGCGATGCCACCATCGAAACTGCCGATGTAGTTATTCAAGACGATATGCCTTCAAAAATTCCAATGGCAATAAACATTGGTAAGCAAACCAAAAAAATTGTTTGGCAAAATATTACGTTGGCTTTTGTAGTAAAAGCAATTGTTTTAATACTCGGTGCAGGAGGTTTAGCCACAATGTGGGAAGCTGTTTTTGCCGATGTAGGTGTGGCACTTTTAGCTATTTTAAATGCAGTCAGAATTCAGAAAATGAGATTTTAA
- a CDS encoding heme-binding domain-containing protein: protein MTRKLKKIALVFFLMFVAIQFYQPKQNVSSSFDIGKNFANNYKVPPKILNSLQKACYDCHSNTTKYLWYDYIQPARLFVESHIKNGKEELNFNEFATYSNRKQQSKLEAISREIKSGTMPLSSYTQLHQDAILDETQKQEIISWIEQTINKE from the coding sequence ATGACACGAAAATTAAAAAAGATTGCATTAGTATTCTTTTTAATGTTTGTAGCTATTCAATTCTACCAACCAAAACAAAATGTAAGTAGTTCATTCGATATTGGAAAAAACTTTGCTAATAATTATAAAGTACCTCCAAAAATTCTTAATTCATTGCAAAAAGCTTGTTATGACTGCCATAGTAATACTACTAAGTATTTATGGTACGATTACATTCAACCAGCAAGATTATTTGTAGAAAGCCACATTAAAAATGGAAAAGAAGAACTGAATTTTAATGAATTTGCGACTTATTCAAATAGAAAACAACAAAGTAAACTAGAAGCAATAAGTAGAGAAATAAAATCGGGTACTATGCCATTAAGTTCATACACACAATTACATCAGGATGCTATTCTTGATGAAACCCAAAAGCAAGAAATAATCAGTTGGATTGAACAGACAATCAATAAAGAATAG
- a CDS encoding helix-turn-helix domain-containing protein → MKLYIKNMVCSRCKMVVKSELEKLGLKLLSINLGEVEIMEPFSDVQKNEISKILKVFGFELIDDKKSKTIDKIKTVIIDLVQNKNNDLKINLSNYLSQELHQDYNTLSNLFSEVENTTIEKYFINQKIEKVKELIMYDELSLSEIAYSLNYSTVSHLSNQFKKVTGFSPTYFKNIKTIKRKQIEDL, encoded by the coding sequence ATGAAACTTTATATTAAAAATATGGTTTGTAGTCGTTGCAAAATGGTGGTTAAGTCCGAGTTAGAAAAGCTTGGACTAAAACTTTTATCTATTAATTTGGGTGAAGTCGAAATTATGGAACCCTTTTCTGATGTTCAAAAAAATGAAATTAGTAAAATATTGAAAGTATTTGGCTTTGAACTGATTGATGATAAGAAAAGTAAAACGATTGATAAGATTAAAACAGTAATCATTGATTTGGTTCAAAACAAGAATAATGATTTGAAAATTAATTTATCCAACTACCTTTCACAAGAACTGCATCAAGACTATAATACCCTGAGTAATCTCTTTTCAGAAGTTGAAAACACTACTATTGAGAAGTATTTCATCAATCAGAAAATTGAAAAAGTAAAAGAGTTAATTATGTACGATGAACTCTCATTAAGTGAAATTGCGTATTCTTTAAATTACAGCACGGTTTCACATTTGAGCAATCAATTCAAAAAAGTAACTGGCTTTTCGCCAACCTACTTTAAGAATATCAAAACCATTAAAAGAAAGCAAATAGAAGATTTATAA
- a CDS encoding efflux RND transporter periplasmic adaptor subunit translates to MKNIFLKPNCNRSSFFNLFILFSILFTLNSCGEKKTEETHEEEKSETEVALTEAQFKTIGIETGGIEMKNLNTVIKANGYTAVPPQNMANISTLIGGVVKDIYVLEGTYVAKGKTLATIQNLEVTEMQEDYNSAIANIEYLQLEYNRQKTLSDENVNPRKTFQEVKSKLAVEKAKAQAAKNKLQALNVSLSGNTSLIPIVSPISGYVGKISITKGAFAETGVTLFEVVDNSQMHLDLNVFEKDLGKISVGQEVDFVLTNQSNKSIKGKIFGINKSFSNESKTVAVHAKINPSDAKDLISGMYVAANINITNQTVQALPKDAIVRNGDKYYIYIQEEHQQEAPKVKEEEHQHKEGEEHSEHAEGKEEGHNEVHFKAIEVVPGTTDLGYTEIKLVEEIPADAKIVIKGAFYLLATSKGGGEHEH, encoded by the coding sequence ATGAAAAATATATTTTTAAAACCAAATTGTAATCGAAGTTCATTCTTCAACCTCTTTATTCTGTTTTCTATTCTCTTTACTCTAAATTCCTGTGGCGAAAAGAAAACCGAAGAAACCCACGAAGAAGAAAAATCAGAAACCGAAGTTGCCTTGACAGAAGCGCAATTTAAAACTATTGGTATCGAAACAGGCGGTATCGAAATGAAAAACCTAAATACGGTAATCAAAGCCAATGGTTATACAGCAGTTCCACCACAAAACATGGCTAATATTTCAACCTTAATTGGTGGCGTTGTTAAAGATATTTATGTGTTAGAAGGAACTTACGTTGCAAAAGGTAAAACATTGGCAACTATTCAAAACCTTGAAGTTACCGAAATGCAAGAAGATTACAATTCCGCTATTGCCAACATTGAATACTTGCAATTGGAATATAATCGTCAAAAAACATTGAGCGATGAAAATGTAAATCCTCGCAAAACATTTCAAGAAGTAAAATCAAAATTAGCAGTAGAAAAAGCTAAAGCACAAGCCGCAAAAAACAAGCTGCAAGCGTTAAATGTTAGTTTAAGCGGAAACACTTCGTTAATTCCAATTGTTTCGCCAATAAGCGGTTATGTGGGTAAAATAAGTATAACAAAAGGAGCATTTGCAGAAACAGGCGTAACACTTTTTGAAGTAGTAGATAACAGCCAAATGCACTTGGATTTAAATGTGTTTGAAAAAGATTTGGGAAAAATTTCCGTAGGTCAAGAAGTCGATTTTGTATTAACCAATCAGTCCAATAAATCCATTAAAGGGAAAATATTTGGCATCAATAAATCATTTTCCAACGAAAGCAAAACAGTTGCGGTTCATGCCAAAATCAATCCAAGCGATGCCAAAGATTTAATTTCCGGAATGTATGTAGCTGCCAATATCAATATCACCAATCAAACCGTTCAGGCACTTCCAAAAGATGCAATTGTTAGAAATGGCGATAAATATTACATTTACATTCAAGAAGAGCACCAACAAGAAGCTCCAAAAGTAAAAGAAGAAGAGCATCAACATAAAGAAGGAGAAGAACATTCAGAACACGCTGAAGGCAAAGAAGAAGGACACAATGAAGTGCACTTCAAAGCAATCGAAGTGGTTCCTGGAACTACTGATTTAGGTTACACCGAAATAAAATTAGTCGAAGAAATTCCTGCCGATGCGAAAATTGTTATAAAAGGTGCTTTTTACTTACTAGCAACTTCAAAAGGTGGCGGTGAACACGAACATTAA
- a CDS encoding TlpA family protein disulfide reductase — protein sequence MKKIVMLLFLIGIFSTTKAQIKIGEAIPSITLKSNTSNEVNITSFKGKYVLIDFWASWCAPCRLGNKKLVKLHNEANANKIEIIGISIDTDISKWLKAVEKDKIKFTQLIDPEGFDANTAIKFGVDELPSKYLFNPQGILIAKNPSEEEIIKLIKE from the coding sequence ATGAAAAAAATTGTAATGCTACTTTTTTTAATTGGTATTTTCTCAACTACTAAAGCTCAAATAAAAATAGGAGAAGCTATACCATCAATTACATTAAAAAGTAATACCAGTAATGAGGTTAATATCACATCCTTTAAAGGCAAATATGTACTTATCGATTTTTGGGCATCTTGGTGTGCGCCGTGTAGATTAGGCAACAAGAAGTTAGTAAAACTTCACAATGAAGCTAATGCAAATAAAATTGAAATAATAGGAATATCAATCGATACAGACATAAGTAAGTGGCTTAAAGCTGTTGAAAAAGATAAAATCAAATTTACACAGTTAATAGATCCTGAAGGTTTTGATGCCAATACAGCAATAAAATTTGGTGTTGATGAATTACCATCAAAATACCTATTTAATCCCCAAGGTATTCTAATAGCAAAAAATCCCTCAGAAGAAGAAATAATTAAATTAATAAAAGAATAA
- a CDS encoding DUF3347 domain-containing protein — MKALILSAIIAITLVSCNQKNKETENKTTETSTNSNEIYACSMHPEITGKKGEECSKCGMELTEPVAQVEPIHEENEKTQELKDTTKLPTNDVKEKVIETKTPFSINAIVANYLKIKNALTKDDAKAAAIAGKSLFNDFNTINSNSLTTTQKKEYLDIADDAKEHAKHISDNAGKIDHQREHFVTLSKDINDLIKMFGTKQKLYQDFCPMANDGKGAIWISETKEIKNPFYGSQMLTCGSLKKTL, encoded by the coding sequence ATGAAAGCACTTATTCTATCAGCTATTATAGCTATCACTTTAGTTTCTTGTAATCAAAAAAACAAAGAGACAGAAAACAAGACCACAGAAACTTCAACAAATTCAAATGAAATATATGCGTGTTCCATGCACCCAGAGATTACAGGAAAAAAAGGAGAAGAATGTTCCAAATGTGGTATGGAATTAACAGAACCAGTTGCCCAAGTTGAGCCAATCCATGAAGAAAATGAAAAAACTCAAGAACTCAAAGACACCACAAAACTACCAACTAATGACGTTAAAGAAAAAGTAATTGAAACAAAAACTCCTTTTTCAATTAATGCAATAGTTGCAAACTATTTAAAAATAAAAAATGCACTAACAAAAGACGATGCCAAAGCCGCTGCTATTGCAGGTAAATCATTATTCAACGATTTTAATACAATCAACTCAAATAGTTTAACTACTACTCAAAAAAAAGAGTATTTAGATATTGCAGACGATGCAAAAGAACATGCAAAACACATTAGTGATAATGCTGGGAAAATCGACCATCAAAGAGAACATTTTGTTACGCTAAGTAAGGATATTAATGATTTGATTAAAATGTTTGGAACAAAGCAAAAATTGTATCAAGATTTTTGTCCAATGGCAAATGATGGCAAAGGAGCTATTTGGATTAGTGAAACAAAAGAAATTAAAAATCCATTTTATGGCTCTCAAATGTTGACTTGTGGTAGTTTGAAAAAAACGTTATAA